The following coding sequences are from one Sphaeramia orbicularis chromosome 11, fSphaOr1.1, whole genome shotgun sequence window:
- the xkr8.3 gene encoding XK-related protein 8.3 codes for MDRGSFSKYSWIDFAFSVIGVCTFLVDWGSDIWVATEFYCRGDFIWFGVLVGLMVLSSVVVQMFSWFWFKYDRELPGFSAETGAGTVLFGDKVKLSCLLHVLQLGFLCRHISAIWQGFRVWWRKEEGSEYAVYLTHDLSMLRLIETFCESAPQLTLMTYVMLRTNKARTVQFVSIAASTTSIAWMVVDYHRSLRSFLPDKAKQGWGSSLVYFLWNLLLIAPRVAALALFASVFSVFIAGHFILLWFVFVFWVWRQKTDFMDSVGGEWLYRATVGLIWYFSWFNVAEGRTRGRSMIYHSFITTDSGILLATWWCNRDPVLTEPYALALIITLPLAYLLGLLFKTLYYCCFHPKLWRPPVRDPGLPDDLPDAEVSFRDVSIQDSKLSSQFLNKRMACHAAHFYFEHGAFKNTDSTKKTESSHV; via the exons ATGGACCGCGGGAGTTTTTCAAAGTACTCCTGGATCGACTTTGCGTTCTCTGTGATCGGAGTGTGTACTTTCTTGGTGGACTGGGGCTCGGACATATGGGTGGCCACTGAGTTTTACTGTCGCGGAGACTTCATCTGGTTCGGGGTGCTGGTCGGCCTCATGGTCCTGTCGTCCGTCGTGGTTCAGAtgttcagctggttctggttcaAGTACGACCGGGAGCTACCGGGGTTCAGCGCCGAGACCGGGGCAGGAACCGTGCTCTTCGGGGATAAAGTGAAGCTGTCCTGCCTGTTGCATGTGTTACAGCTGGGCTTCCTCTGCAG GCACATCTCTGCCATTTGGCAAGGCTTCAGGGTCTGGTGGCGGAAGGAGGAAGGGTCAGAGTATGCTGTTTACTTGACACATGACCTGAGCATGCTCCGACTCATCGAGACCTTCTGTGAGAGCGCTCCTCAGCTGACTCTGATGACCTATGTCATGCTGCGCACCAACAAGGCCAGAACCGTTCAGT TTGTGAGTATTGCCGCCTCTACCACTTCCATTGCTTGGATGGTGGTGGACTACCACCGCTCTCTGCGCTCCTTCCTCCCAGATAAGGCCAAGCAGGGCTGGGGTTCGTCTTTGGTGTACTTCCTGTGGAACCTGCTGCTGATAGCGCCACGTGTTGCAGCCCTCGCGCTCTTCGcctctgtgttttctgtgtttatcGCTGGCCATTTTATATTGCTATGGTTCGTGTTTGTGTTTTGGGTCTGGAGACAGAAAACCGACTTCATGGACAGCGTCGGTGGGGAGTGGCTCTACCGGGCCACCGTTGGGCTCATCTGGTACTTCAGCTGGTTTAACGTAGCGGAGGGTCGAACTCGAGGCAGGAGCATGATCTACCACTCGTTCATCACCACAGACAGTGGGATTCTGCTGGCTACATGGTGGTGCAACAGAGACCCTGTCCTGACAGAGCCCTACGCCCTGGCTCTGATCATTACTCTACCTCTGGCCTACCTCCTCGGCCTGCTCTTCAAAACCCTCTACTACTGCTGCTTCCACCCGAAGCTGTGGAGGCCCCCCGTGAGGGACCCAGGACTGCCTGACGATCTGCCCGATGCAGAAGTGTCCTTCAGAGACGTTTCCATCCAGGACAGCAAATTGTCCTCCCAGTTCCTCAACAAACGAATGGCCTGCCATGCTGCTCATTTTTACTTTGAGCATGGAGCGTTTAAAAACACAGATAGCACAAAGAAAACAGAGTCATCTCATGTTTAA